One Huiozyma naganishii CBS 8797 chromosome 4, complete genome genomic region harbors:
- the CLN2 gene encoding cyclin CLN2 (similar to Saccharomyces cerevisiae CLN1 (YMR199W) and CLN2 (YPL256C); ancestral locus Anc_6.293), with protein MATSTSSSSYSASSLMNNSNSTTTAASESNVPLGLIVTARQKYYPIELSNSELLSHYETVQEYQNDIAATIIQQSNKCNPSTKLINQQPELNPLFTRHITIGFLYKLAQLTRVTNGIFFQATRLFDRYCSKRIVLRDQINLILGTCLWLAAKTFGGCNHIINNVVVPTGGRFYGPNPRARIPRLNELVYYCNNNINANTNPAENTLDESMFLQMERHILDTLNWEVYEPSFNDYLLNVDENCLIQYELYQRQTLEAHGNNMTPPAANSNDSELNDKIQLIHLKKFLMDLTSWQYELLNFELFEITSACFDVINKFTNEHDQSSLLELAQPSPLKQYKVFNILINAIVNAPEILLDTYKEHSGIVTFINNVKLYVLQTTAVSKTPSSNNRISINTSMFETSSPSSTSSIPSPIYSANSTTPLRNVSGHSDNSIFSTIIDTNSPITPSLYHKNESAWDSTLSVISNKRQHSEQNKENIMPPRSKFLNTGSNNSSKTSLISLTIGQGL; from the coding sequence ATGGCTACTTCAACTTCGTCGTCAAGTTACTCTGCATCCTCTTTAATgaacaacagcaactcTACCACGACCGCTGCCTCCGAAAGTAACGTCCCATTGGGGTTGATAGTTACTGCAAGACAGAAATACTACCCTATTGAACTGTCCAATTCTGAGTTGCTCTCGCATTAcgaaactgttcaagagTACCAAAATGACATAGCAGCGACTATTATCCAACAGTCGAACAAGTGCAACCCATCGACAAAATTGATTAACCAGCAGCCGGAATTGAACCCACTGTTCACGAGACACATCACCATTGGGTTTCTTTACAAACTGGCTCAATTAACAAGAGTGACCAACGGCATTTTCTTCCAAGCAACAAGATTGTTCGATAGGTACTGTTCCAAGAGGATTGTCCTGCGAGACCAAATAAATTTGATCTTGGGGACCTGCCTGTGGTTAGCAGCGAAAACGTTCGGTGGTTGCAAccacatcatcaacaacgtTGTGGTCCCCACCGGTGGGAGATTTTACGGTCCAAACCCAAGGGCTAGAATTCCAAGATTGAACGAGTTGGTTTACTactgcaacaacaacataaACGCAAACACAAACCCCGCGGAAAATACTTTGGACGAATCCATGTTTTTACAGATGGAGAGACACATCTTGGATACTTTGAACTGGGAAGTCTACGAACCCTCGTTTAACGATTACCTATTGAACGTCGACGAAAACTGCCTCATCCAGTACGAACTATACCAAAGACAAACTTTGGAAGCCCATGGTAACAACATGACCCCCCCCGCCGCGAACAGCAACGATAGCGAGTTGAACGATAAGATCCAATTGATtcatttgaagaagttccTGATGGACTTGACCAGTTGGCAGTATGAGCTGTTGAATTTCGAGTTGTTTGAGATCACCTCCGCTTGCTTCGATGTGATCAATAAATTCACAAACGAACATGATCAATCGTCTCTTCTAGAACTGGCACAACCTTCTCCATTGAAACAATACAAAGTTTTTAACATCCTAATAAACGCCATTGTGAATGCCCCTGAAATTCTGCTGGACACGTACAAAGAGCATTCCGGCATAGTGACgttcatcaacaacgtCAAGTTGTACGTTCTACAAACCACGGCTGTATCAAAGACACCATCTTCAAACAACAGGATCTCGATCAACACCTCAATGTTCGAAACCTCTTCGCcatcttcaacttcatcgaTCCCATCTCCAATCTACTCTGCCAACAGTACAACCCCATTGAGGAATGTCAGCGGACACTCGGACAACTCCATATTTAGTACGATCATAGATACAAACTCACCAATTACACCATCGCTGTACCATAAAAACGAGTCCGCTTGGGATAGTACTTTGAGTGTCATCTCCAACAAAAGACAACACTCTGAACAAAACAAGGAAAACATCATGCCTCCAAGAAGCAAGTTTCTCAACACGGGATCGAATAACAGCTCGAAAACTTCGCTGATCTCGTTAACAATAGGACAAGGTCTTTGA
- the BBP1 gene encoding Bbp1p (similar to Saccharomyces cerevisiae BBP1 (YPL255W); ancestral locus Anc_6.291): MFPQEREATSSGLFKWTIDALFGKGISPSKKYRDANVSEEAVRMSPKRDTRRNLQTGVSSSPKRRSNSLDGFDPSFYRKYDLLSDDVREEPSAVLRSPIRLYPSDQLMTDTFMNKKRGTGRFPRSARRSASQSDADSDTAMLEKLFQGAAASRSVPTHDGHTRSVSIPGKFPFVHKDSGEFQELFRQLGENNSMLSQIQEQVRDINEENAQLRTDYAKIRIELIHELKESKTLMDKYTLLHKKYHDLKTVTNGMFEINTKLEKLTGDNKVALKKRDDWIDVLQERNRDLEAQLDQAIRTRENQLAQLNETWQDKLDELRDSYEWDRPRYRLHQPISDYI; this comes from the coding sequence ATGTTCCCGCAGGAAAGAGAGGCCACCTCGTCCGGCCTGTTCAAGTGGACTATAGATGCGCTATTTGGTAAAGGTATATCCCCATCGAAAAAATATAGAGATGCCAATGTTTCTGAGGAGGCAGTGCGGATGAGTCCCAAGCGAGATACGCGACGGAATCTCCAGACGGGGGTAAGCAGTAGTCCCAAACGGCGATCGAACTCGCTGGATGGGTTTGACCCCTCTTTCTACAGAAAGTACGATCTTCTCTCGGACGATGTGAGAGAGGAGCCCTCTGCGGTGCTAAGAAGCCCCATACGACTATACCCATCTGATCAATTGATGACGGACACTTTCATGAACAAAAAACGCGGGACTGGACGGTTCCCCCGCTCTGCAAGAAGAAGCGCATCGCAGAGTGACGCAGATTCGGACACTGCAATGCTCGAAAAGTTGTTCCAGGGGGCCGCTGCAAGTCGGTCGGTCCCCACACACGATGGCCACACCCGCAGCGTGTCAATACCAGGGAAATTCCCATTTGTGCACAAGGACAGCGGCGAGTTCCAAGAGTTGTTCCGACAGCTGGGAGAAAACAACTCGATGCTTTCGCAGATCCAGGAGCAAGTGCGAGATATAAACGAGGAGAATGCACAGCTAAGGACAGACTACGCCAAGATCCGAATAGAACTGATACACGAGCTGAAGGAGTCCAAGACTTTGATGGACAAATACACTCTCCTACACAAAAAATACCACGACTTGAAAACGGTAACCAACGGCATGTTCGAGATAAACACGAAACTTGAGAAGCTCACGGGAGATAACAAAGTggcgttgaagaaaagagacgACTGGATAGACGTCCTGCAGGAGCGGAACCGCGATCTGGAGGCGCAACTGGATCAGGCCATCCGCACCCGCGAGAACCAGCTCGCGCAACTCAACGAGACCTGGCAGGATAAATTGGACGAATTGCGAGACTCCTACGAGTGGGACAGACCTCGATACCGCCTGCATCAACCGATAAGTGACTACATATAA
- the KNAG0D00640 gene encoding uncharacterized protein, with protein sequence MIDLCESKSSKPNNIYILPACLKQTLAAESEHKYPKEKTLVMKIEQIIRVWYNAVSALQTQRIADSPNWGKKRHQKGICKLSQKKVSCASRRESPKTGSSSRTPKSRKVNTRRDAKCQEAKMCLAQNIPHRTISRSGKWVLDEFAKYNNTLWGRFPVGPQNALEACGSRRIRRRARRHAR encoded by the coding sequence ATGATCGACCTCTGTGAATCTAAATCATCAAAGCCCaacaatatatatattttaCCAGCCTGCCTTAAGCAAACGTTAGCAGCAGAGAGTGAACACAAATATccaaaggaaaaaacacTAGTTATGAAAATAGAACAGATAATTCGTGTATGGTACAACGCTGTCTCTGCACTCCAAACGCAACGAATCGCGGACTCACCTAACTGGGGCAAGAAGCGTCACCAAAAGGGCATTTGCAAACTATCCCAAAAGAAAGTCTCTTGTGCATCCCGGCGAGAATCCCCCAAAAcgggttcttcttcgagaacgCCAAAATCCAGGAAGGTAAATACGCGACGCGACGCGAAATGTCAGGAAGCAAAAATGTGCCTGGCACAGAATATTCCGCACCGCACTATTTCCCGATCGGGAAAATGGGTCCTCGATGAATTCGCGAAATATAACAATACCCTTTGGGGCCGTTTCCCGGTCGGGCCGCAGAACGCCCTCGAGGCGTGTGGGTCGAGGAGGATACGGCGACGGGCCAGAAGACACGCTCGGTGA
- the HFI1 gene encoding Hfi1p (similar to Saccharomyces cerevisiae HFI1 (YPL254W); ancestral locus Anc_6.290) — MNLIKTETGHPSMSNAKTIPNIPSTPSKMSGVVHGLNTSVNYDPSSVVAQSAMDQRLDLGSMIEEVTSLIGKDNWIKYSQLISHFILGKLSRKELMSELNDLFGVVSSSTERRKLIRLHNQLLLGIFTNSLRESPLGNQDKRPSTWGFQNDKLKGDNMVSKRKVNKHNSQIETYKKIVMSLPTSDRNRLKMITKEAGKKGFIYCSVLQGRLSNVPKIPVVTNQDTLMRIKANNLKTPVEWSQDIVNGFNAPLATDNYALPDTDSLYLKMIGIAREHGLVGSVDTRCVDLLSMALDAYLKSIVEFGIDSVRYRKKKHSEYYDLNDAGVYVPVSTGKDDILQDGNLDDESENLSKMSLTNEDIFNALTIFPNLVEPTVNMYHSLPATQLYNDDELVVTRSSIDDLPEFLKEKPMFTPLDDKNIGTREELNWLIKDMLTEE; from the coding sequence ATGAACCTGATCAAAACGGAGACTGGTCATCCGTCGATGTCCAATGCGAAAACGATACCGAACATCCCTTCGACACCGTCGAAAATGAGTGGGGTGGTTCATGGGTTGAACACTTCGGTCAATTACGATCCATCCTCTGTGGTAGCGCAGAGTGCCATGGATCAAAGGCTGGATTTGGGGTCCATGATTGAGGAGGTTACGTCACTGATAGGCAAGGACAACTGGATTAAGTACTCGCAATTGATCTCGCATTTTATTTTGGGGAAGTTGTCCAGGAAGGAGCTTATGTCTGAATTGAATGACTTGTTCGGCGTCGTCTCTTCGAGCACGGAGCGTCGCAAACTGATAAGGCTGCATAATCAGCTGCTTCTGGGGATATTCACCAACTCTCTGCGGGAGTCACCCCTCGGGAATCAGGATAAACGGCCGTCCACTTGGGGGTTCCAGAATGATAAGTTAAAGGGTGACAACATGGTGAGCAAAAGGAAAGTTAACAAACATAACTCTCAGATTGAGACGTACAAGAAAATCGTAATGTCATTGCCTACAAGCGACAGGAATAGGCTCAAAATGATCACAAAGGAGGCCGGTAAAAAAGGGTTTATCTACTGCTCTGTGTTACAAGGTCGGTTGAGTAACGTTCCCAAGATTCCCGTGGTCACAAACCAAGACACTTTGATGAGAATAAAGGCTAATAATTTAAAGACACCAGTAGAATGGTCTCAAGATATAGTAAACGGTTTCAACGCGCCGTTGGCAACTGATAACTACGCTCTCCCAGATACGGACTCCCTGTATCTGAAAATGATAGGTATCGCCAGAGAGCACGGTCTCGTCGGTTCAGTAGACACCAGGTGTGTGGATCTTTTGTCGATGGCACTGGATGCGTACTTGAAAAGCATAGTGGAATTTGGTATCGATTCGGTACGGTAccgaaaaaaaaagcatTCAGAGTACTATGACCTTAATGACGCTGGGGTCTACGTCCCAGTCTCCACTGGGAAGGATGACATTTTGCAGGACGGTAACTTGGACGacgaaagtgaaaatttgTCAAAGATGTCGTTGACAAACGAAGATATATTTAATGCATTAACAATTTTCCCCAATTTGGTAGAACCAACAGTAAACATGTATCACAGTTTACCGGCCACACAACTGTACAACGACGATGAACTGGTAGTAACGAGGAGTAGCATTGACGACTTGCCCGAGTTCCTGAAAGAGAAGCCAATGTTCACCCCTCTGGACGACAAAAATATTGGAACAAGGGAGGAACTGAATTGGTTGATCAAGGATATGTTGACCGAGGAATGA
- the VPS27 gene encoding ESCRT-0 subunit protein VPS27 (similar to Saccharomyces cerevisiae VPS27 (YNR006W); ancestral locus Anc_6.295), whose product MSISTPAELDELINKATSASIPNGELDLPVALEVSDVIRSRKIPPKESMRCLKRRIGATVTNPNTQLSSWKLVDICIKNCGMQFITEICSKEFMDMLEHTILKQKNESYDKEILDLSTTIVYELYVTFKNDSQLGYVKKVYERLINKGVTFPEGIVANVESQMTIFDSKTPADWVESDACMICYQKILFSKLGDIIAVRVVVVYCQDHSSHFITLPDLGIYDSVRVCDNCFDEYDSKKTPKSDKKKHKKHKKKLQDSQGEEQGDEDVELKRAIELSLKESRGYSVEPIVPVVEPPKTREGNDISEEEMDADLKAAIEASLKEAENEKLRKEQQQQQQQLRQAEQTQPSFDLSTADEEDIYLFASLVERMKTQPIAEVLENRQLQMLYEKVMKTKPRLNVALNDKITKYNTLIEMNGEISDVMNMYDDLLEEQLKSINISQQYAIPSQMAPPQPYPAYQVAEDFPQYHAPPSTVPQQDVSHEQQQFQQRRALAEHLSSERREPAQAQRSKFTELSGVSNNPEAPYPADSPQLSNEPSEPVYPDSDAIETTTNGTGEQNNVSTGYVPYPPESTYHKEQTSTEPTQALKENITSFDFPTVPVKKVAPNHLNNEHATTGTESLVVEEPPKEEELLIEL is encoded by the coding sequence ATGTCCATATCTACCCCTGCAGAGCTGGACGAGCTGATTAATAAGGCTACCAGTGCGTCGATTCCAAATGGTGAGCTGGATTTGCCTGTGGCGTTAGAAGTCTCGGATGTCATCCGATCCAGGAAAATCCCCCCAAAGGAAAGCATGAGGTGTCTCAAGAGGAGGATTGGGGCAACAGTGACTAATCCAAACACCCAGTTGAGCAGCTGGAAACTGGTAGACATATGTATCAAGAACTGTGGGATGCAATTTATTACGGAAATATGTTCTAAAGAGTTCATGGACATGCTCGAGCATACGATCttgaagcaaaaaaatgaatcATACGATAAAGAGATATTGGATCTGTCCACAACCATAGTCTATGAGCTGTatgtcactttcaagaacgATTCGCAGCTGGGATATGTCAAGAAAGTGTACGAGAGACTGATAAATAAGGGGGTCACTTTCCCCGAAGGTATTGTTGCAAACGTCGAATCCCAAATGACTATCTTTGATTCCAAGACACCTGCTGATTGGGTGGAATCTGATGCATGTATGATCTGTTACCAAAAAATTCTCTTTTCTAAACTAGGAGACATCATTGCCGTTCGTGTGGTGGTAGTTTACTGTCAGGACCATTCCTCGCATTTTATCACATTACCAGACTTAGGTATCTATGATTCAGTTAGGGTATGTGACAACTGCTTTGACGAGTACGACTCGAAGAAAACACCCAAATCagacaagaagaagcacaaaaagcacaagaagaaactccAGGATAGCCAAGGGGAAGAACAGGGTGATGAGGATGTGGAGTTAAAAAGGGCTATTGAATTATCTCTGAAAGAATCGAGGGGATACAGCGTTGAACCGATTGTTCCTGTTGTCGAGCCACCCAAGACTCGTGAGGGGAACGATATATCGGAGGAAGAAATGGATGCCGACTTAAAGGCAGCTATCGAAGCAAGCCTTAAGGAGGCGGAAAAcgagaaattgagaaaggaacaacaacaacaacaacaacaactacgaCAAGCAGAACAGACACAACCATCGTTTGACCTTAGTACTGCcgacgaagaagatatATACCTGTTTGCCTCTCTGGTGGAAAGAATGAAAACACAACCTATAGCTGAAGTTTTAGAAAACAGACAGCTACAAATGTTATACGAGAAAGTAATGAAAACAAAACCAAGGTTAAATGTCGCCTTGAATGACAAAATTACAAAATATAACACGTTGATTGAGATGAATGGGGAAATTTCTGACGTGATGAACATGTACGATGATTTATTGGAAGAGCAGCTGAAATCCATCAATATATCACAACAGTACGCCATCCCATCACAGATGGCCCCGCCACAGCCATACCCGGCCTACCAAGTGGCGGAGGATTTTCCGCAATACCATGCCCCTCCATCAACCGTTCCCCAACAAGACGTCTCACAcgagcaacagcagttccAGCAGCGACGTGCCTTAGCGGAACATCTGTCAAGTGAACGGAGGGAGCCTGCACAGGCACAACGGTCCAAATTTACGGAACTCTCTGGTGTTTCGAATAACCCCGAAGCCCCATATCCGGCAGACTCACCACAACTATCTAATGAGCCATCTGAACCTGTCTATCCTGATTCAGATGCTATTGAAACGACAACGAACGGAACCGGCGAACAAAATAATGTATCGACTGGCTACGTTCCATATCCACCGGAGTCAACTTACCACAAAGAGCAAACTTCCACGGAACCAACACAAGCGCTAAAGGAAAATATAACCTCATTTGATTTCCCGACGGTTCCTGTAAAAAAGGTTGCTCCCAATCATCTCAACAATGAACATGCCACCACTGGAACAGAATCTTTGGTGGTAGAAGAGCCTCCgaaggaagaagaactgTTGATTGAACTATAA